The proteins below are encoded in one region of Pleuronectes platessa chromosome 14, fPlePla1.1, whole genome shotgun sequence:
- the LOC128456376 gene encoding rho GTPase-activating protein 6 isoform X1 yields MSAQGLLSSVFSCSLSPKSISKRRLRQTRSLDPVLMRHYGTDAEESPYKGDFTWNSVSGCSVGLKPVHLQSLSELERVRLQDVSFRRLLRDRDLGCHITIPKCHKHKKSLKKKLDSLSKEKSKDKEAVPQAFGIPLSQVISNDRTLKQRQDPPREEHSDPSELMLSFLHLTSGFKRANKELSSSTSSLSSASETPNEAPPPPSAPDAAPRTRRRGGVSVDCITDLDDNQSRLLEALQLSLPEEAAGKRKKRHDKKLSLNPIYRQVPRAVELCCQHLEKHGLHTVGIFRVGSSKKRVRQLREELDQGWEVSLDEEHSVHDVAALLKEFLRDMPDPLLTRELYTAFINTMLLDQSEQESAIQLLMFLLPPCNSDTLQRLLCLLSTVAAHADDRLDSEGQEVTGNKMTSVNLATIFGPNLLHKQKKDKEFAVQSFARAEESTAIISVVQRMIHTYHSLFMVPADLQNEVLMSLLETDPDVVDYLLRRKGSHCSAEESFSPAERRLSGESKASSGEVSPYDNNSPVLSDGPLWKYPEDRSPLSDRVPRLSANSKDRSGSTSPTLSKAASTLSGNDSFWDTWHELLNKDFSGRHVAGSLGDVSECESYGSSEGLSSHQGNHKLPVGPAHSSLGVLECRPHLPVTRSSSGPDQPGQRRSGSSLHQGLSSQSGAISSDDLAARTGLPSCPLLKVRVGTLSPLHYSRPLRDTHISHSTPSLFTCPSDPHAPQQSQQGSASQTGDMTDASRRGQPHSGTPDWQTERWHIWQILSKENSEALPETLV; encoded by the exons ggTGACTTCACCTGGAACAGCGTGTCAGGATGCAGCGTTGGCCTGAAGCCAGTCCACTTGCAAAGCCTCTCAGAGCTGGAAAGGGTTCGCCTCCAGGATGTGTCCTTTAGGCGATTGCTCCGGGATCGCGACCTCGGCTGCCACATCACCATCCCTAAAT gcCACAAACACAAGAAATCCCTCAAGAAGAAGTTGGATTCTTTATCGAAAGAGAAGAGTAAAGACAAAG AGGCCGTGCCCCAGGCGTTTGGCATTCCGCTGTCGCAGGTCATTTCAAACGACCGCACGCTCAAGCAGCGGCAGGATCCCCCGCGGGAGGAGCACAGTGACCCCTCCGAGCTGATGCTATCCTTCCTTCACCTCACCTCCGGCTTCAAACGGGCCAATAAGGAGCTCTCCAGCAGCACCTCGTCGCTCAGCTCCGCCTCCGAGACCCCTAACGAGGCTCCTCCCCCCCCGAGCGCTCCGGACGCAGCCCCGCGGACTCGCAGGAGG GGTGGAGTGTCTGTGGATTGCATCACTGACCTTGATGATAACCAGTCTCGGCTCTTGGAGGCCCTCCAGCTGTCTCTGCCAGAAGAGGCAGCTGGCAAAAGGAAGAAGCGCCACGACAAAAAGCTCAGCCTCAACCCTATTTACAGACAGGTGCCGAGGGCGGTGGAACTCTGCTGCCAGCACCTGGAGAAACACG GCCTGCACACGGTTGGAATATTCCGGGTAGGGAGTTCCAAGAAGAGAGTACGACAG CTGCGGGAGGAGCTGGACCAGGGCTGGGAGGTGAGCCTGGACGAGGAGCACAGTGTCCACGACGTTGCTGCGCTGCTGAAGGAGTTCCTCCGAGACATGCCCGACCCGCTGCTGACCAGGGAGCTGTACACGGCCTTCatcaacacaatgt tgctGGATCAGTCGGAACAGGAGAGCGCCATCCAGCTCCTGATGTTTCTGCTTCCTCCCTGTAACAGTGACACGCTGCAGCGGCTGCTCTGCTTGTTGTCCACTGTGGCTGCACACGCTGACGACAGGCTGGACAGCGAGGGGCAGGAG GTAACAGGAAACAAGATGACCTCAGTCAATCTGGCGACCATCTTTGGACCCAACCTCCTACACAAGCAGAAGAAGGACAAAGAGTTTGCGGTGCAGAGTTTTGCTCGTGCAGAGGAGAGCACGGCCATCATCAGCGTGGTCCAGAGGATGATCCATACATACCATTCACTGTTTATG GTTCCCGCCGACCTGCAGAACGAGGTGCTGATGAGTTTACTGGAAACAGATCCTGATGTTGTGGATTATTTGCTCAGGAGGAAGGGGTCGCATTGCTC AGCAGAAGAGTCCTTCTCCCCGGCTGAGCGACGCTTGTCCGGTGAGTCCAAAGCATCGAGTGGAGAAGTGTCTCCCTACGACAACAACTCTCCTGTCCTGTCAGACGGGCCGCTGTGGAAGTACCCCGAGGACAGGAGTCCACTCTCAGACCGAGTCCCCCGACTGTCTGCTAATTCAAAGGACAGATCCGGCAGCACCTCTCCAACTCTTTCTAAAG CGGCCTCAACTCTTTCTGGCAATGACAGTTTCTGGGACACCTGGCACGAGCTGCTAAACAAAGATTTCAGTGGCCGACACGTCGCTG GCTCCCTCGGAGACGTGTCGGAGTGCGAGTCCTACGGATCCTCAGAGGGGCTGAGCAGTCACCAGGGTAACCACAAGTTGCCCGTCGGACCAGCCCACAGCTCATTGGGTGTGCTGGAATGCAGACCACACCTCCCAGTGACTCGCAGCAGCAGCGGCCCCGACCAGCCGGGACAGAGACGGTCGGGATCGTCGTTACATCAAGGACtgagcagccaatcaggagccatTAGCTCAGACGACTTAGCGGCAAGGACAGGGCTCCCTTCATGTCCCTTATTAAAGGTCAGGGTGGGGACATTGTCTCCCCTTCACTACTCCCGACCTCTGAGGGACACCCATATATCTCACTCCACACCCTCCCTCTTCACGTGTCCGTCTGACCCTCACGCGCCCCAACAGTCCCAGCAGGGCTCGGCTTCCCAGACTGGAGATATGACAGACGCCTCCAGACGTGGACAACCACATTCGGGTACGCCAGACtggcagacagagaggtggCATATATGGCAGATTCTGTCAAAGGAAAACTCAGAGGCTCTGCCGGAAACCTTGGTGTGA
- the LOC128456376 gene encoding rho GTPase-activating protein 6 isoform X2, with amino-acid sequence MEEPLPRRSITFPGDFTWNSVSGCSVGLKPVHLQSLSELERVRLQDVSFRRLLRDRDLGCHITIPKCHKHKKSLKKKLDSLSKEKSKDKEAVPQAFGIPLSQVISNDRTLKQRQDPPREEHSDPSELMLSFLHLTSGFKRANKELSSSTSSLSSASETPNEAPPPPSAPDAAPRTRRRGGVSVDCITDLDDNQSRLLEALQLSLPEEAAGKRKKRHDKKLSLNPIYRQVPRAVELCCQHLEKHGLHTVGIFRVGSSKKRVRQLREELDQGWEVSLDEEHSVHDVAALLKEFLRDMPDPLLTRELYTAFINTMLLDQSEQESAIQLLMFLLPPCNSDTLQRLLCLLSTVAAHADDRLDSEGQEVTGNKMTSVNLATIFGPNLLHKQKKDKEFAVQSFARAEESTAIISVVQRMIHTYHSLFMVPADLQNEVLMSLLETDPDVVDYLLRRKGSHCSAEESFSPAERRLSGESKASSGEVSPYDNNSPVLSDGPLWKYPEDRSPLSDRVPRLSANSKDRSGSTSPTLSKAASTLSGNDSFWDTWHELLNKDFSGRHVAGSLGDVSECESYGSSEGLSSHQGNHKLPVGPAHSSLGVLECRPHLPVTRSSSGPDQPGQRRSGSSLHQGLSSQSGAISSDDLAARTGLPSCPLLKVRVGTLSPLHYSRPLRDTHISHSTPSLFTCPSDPHAPQQSQQGSASQTGDMTDASRRGQPHSGTPDWQTERWHIWQILSKENSEALPETLV; translated from the exons ggTGACTTCACCTGGAACAGCGTGTCAGGATGCAGCGTTGGCCTGAAGCCAGTCCACTTGCAAAGCCTCTCAGAGCTGGAAAGGGTTCGCCTCCAGGATGTGTCCTTTAGGCGATTGCTCCGGGATCGCGACCTCGGCTGCCACATCACCATCCCTAAAT gcCACAAACACAAGAAATCCCTCAAGAAGAAGTTGGATTCTTTATCGAAAGAGAAGAGTAAAGACAAAG AGGCCGTGCCCCAGGCGTTTGGCATTCCGCTGTCGCAGGTCATTTCAAACGACCGCACGCTCAAGCAGCGGCAGGATCCCCCGCGGGAGGAGCACAGTGACCCCTCCGAGCTGATGCTATCCTTCCTTCACCTCACCTCCGGCTTCAAACGGGCCAATAAGGAGCTCTCCAGCAGCACCTCGTCGCTCAGCTCCGCCTCCGAGACCCCTAACGAGGCTCCTCCCCCCCCGAGCGCTCCGGACGCAGCCCCGCGGACTCGCAGGAGG GGTGGAGTGTCTGTGGATTGCATCACTGACCTTGATGATAACCAGTCTCGGCTCTTGGAGGCCCTCCAGCTGTCTCTGCCAGAAGAGGCAGCTGGCAAAAGGAAGAAGCGCCACGACAAAAAGCTCAGCCTCAACCCTATTTACAGACAGGTGCCGAGGGCGGTGGAACTCTGCTGCCAGCACCTGGAGAAACACG GCCTGCACACGGTTGGAATATTCCGGGTAGGGAGTTCCAAGAAGAGAGTACGACAG CTGCGGGAGGAGCTGGACCAGGGCTGGGAGGTGAGCCTGGACGAGGAGCACAGTGTCCACGACGTTGCTGCGCTGCTGAAGGAGTTCCTCCGAGACATGCCCGACCCGCTGCTGACCAGGGAGCTGTACACGGCCTTCatcaacacaatgt tgctGGATCAGTCGGAACAGGAGAGCGCCATCCAGCTCCTGATGTTTCTGCTTCCTCCCTGTAACAGTGACACGCTGCAGCGGCTGCTCTGCTTGTTGTCCACTGTGGCTGCACACGCTGACGACAGGCTGGACAGCGAGGGGCAGGAG GTAACAGGAAACAAGATGACCTCAGTCAATCTGGCGACCATCTTTGGACCCAACCTCCTACACAAGCAGAAGAAGGACAAAGAGTTTGCGGTGCAGAGTTTTGCTCGTGCAGAGGAGAGCACGGCCATCATCAGCGTGGTCCAGAGGATGATCCATACATACCATTCACTGTTTATG GTTCCCGCCGACCTGCAGAACGAGGTGCTGATGAGTTTACTGGAAACAGATCCTGATGTTGTGGATTATTTGCTCAGGAGGAAGGGGTCGCATTGCTC AGCAGAAGAGTCCTTCTCCCCGGCTGAGCGACGCTTGTCCGGTGAGTCCAAAGCATCGAGTGGAGAAGTGTCTCCCTACGACAACAACTCTCCTGTCCTGTCAGACGGGCCGCTGTGGAAGTACCCCGAGGACAGGAGTCCACTCTCAGACCGAGTCCCCCGACTGTCTGCTAATTCAAAGGACAGATCCGGCAGCACCTCTCCAACTCTTTCTAAAG CGGCCTCAACTCTTTCTGGCAATGACAGTTTCTGGGACACCTGGCACGAGCTGCTAAACAAAGATTTCAGTGGCCGACACGTCGCTG GCTCCCTCGGAGACGTGTCGGAGTGCGAGTCCTACGGATCCTCAGAGGGGCTGAGCAGTCACCAGGGTAACCACAAGTTGCCCGTCGGACCAGCCCACAGCTCATTGGGTGTGCTGGAATGCAGACCACACCTCCCAGTGACTCGCAGCAGCAGCGGCCCCGACCAGCCGGGACAGAGACGGTCGGGATCGTCGTTACATCAAGGACtgagcagccaatcaggagccatTAGCTCAGACGACTTAGCGGCAAGGACAGGGCTCCCTTCATGTCCCTTATTAAAGGTCAGGGTGGGGACATTGTCTCCCCTTCACTACTCCCGACCTCTGAGGGACACCCATATATCTCACTCCACACCCTCCCTCTTCACGTGTCCGTCTGACCCTCACGCGCCCCAACAGTCCCAGCAGGGCTCGGCTTCCCAGACTGGAGATATGACAGACGCCTCCAGACGTGGACAACCACATTCGGGTACGCCAGACtggcagacagagaggtggCATATATGGCAGATTCTGTCAAAGGAAAACTCAGAGGCTCTGCCGGAAACCTTGGTGTGA